The Seriola aureovittata isolate HTS-2021-v1 ecotype China chromosome 3, ASM2101889v1, whole genome shotgun sequence genome includes a region encoding these proteins:
- the anp32b gene encoding acidic leucine-rich nuclear phosphoprotein 32 family member B isoform X1 has translation MDMKKRIHLELRNRTPSDVRELVLDNCRSVEGKIEGLTAEFVNLEFLSLINVGLISVSNLPKLGKLKKLELSDNRISGGLDVLAEKLPNLTHLNLSGNKLKDISTLEPLKKLDNLKSLDLFNCEVTNLNDYRESVFKLLPQLTYLDGYDMEDREASDSDGEVDGDGVDDDEDEEGEEEEDEDGEEEDFDEEEEDEEDEEEVEGEEDDEEVSGEDEEEDFGQDGEVDEEDDDDDEDEDEAETGKGEKRKRDPEDEDDDDDDEDDD, from the exons GTACGAGAACTTGTCCTTGACAATTGTCGATCAGTTGAAGGAAAAATCGAAGGCCTCACAGCTGAGTTTGTCAACCTGGAGTTCCTCAGTTTGATAAATGTTGGCTTAATCTCAGTGTCCAACCTGCCTAAACTAGGAAAACTCAAAAAG CTGGAGTTAAGCGACAATAGAATCAGTGGCGGCCTTGATGTTTTAGCAGAGAAACTACCCAACCTCACACATCTAAACCTGAGTGGCAACAAATTGAAAGACATCAGCACATTGGAACCATTG aaaaagcTGGATAACCTGAAGAGTTTGGACCTGTTCAACTGTGAAGTGACAAACCTGAATGActacagagagagtgtgttcaAGCTGCTGCCTCAGCTCACCTACCTGGATGGTTATGACATGGAGGACAGGGAAGCCTCTGACTCTGACGGAGAGGTGGACGGAGACGGCgtagatgatgatgaagatgaag agggagaggaggaggaggatgaagatggagaggaggaggactttgatgaagaagaggaggatgaggaagatgaagaggaggtagaaggagaagaggatgatgaagaagtCAGCGGAGAagatgag GAGGAAGATTTTGGTCAGGATGGAGAAGTAGATGAAGAggatgacgatgacgatgaagatgaagacG AAGCAGAAACTGGCAAAGGCGAGAAGAGAAAGCGAGACCCAGAGGACGAAGACGACGATGACGACGATGAAGACGACGATTAA
- the anp32b gene encoding acidic leucine-rich nuclear phosphoprotein 32 family member B isoform X2, giving the protein MDMKKRIHLELRNRTPSDVRELVLDNCRSVEGKIEGLTAEFVNLEFLSLINVGLISVSNLPKLGKLKKLELSDNRISGGLDVLAEKLPNLTHLNLSGNKLKDISTLEPLKKLDNLKSLDLFNCEVTNLNDYRESVFKLLPQLTYLDGYDMEDREASDSDGEVDGDGVDDDEDEEGEEEEDEDGEEEDFDEEEEDEEDEEEVEGEEDDEEVSGEDEEEDFGQDGEVDEEDDDDDEDEDAETGKGEKRKRDPEDEDDDDDDEDDD; this is encoded by the exons GTACGAGAACTTGTCCTTGACAATTGTCGATCAGTTGAAGGAAAAATCGAAGGCCTCACAGCTGAGTTTGTCAACCTGGAGTTCCTCAGTTTGATAAATGTTGGCTTAATCTCAGTGTCCAACCTGCCTAAACTAGGAAAACTCAAAAAG CTGGAGTTAAGCGACAATAGAATCAGTGGCGGCCTTGATGTTTTAGCAGAGAAACTACCCAACCTCACACATCTAAACCTGAGTGGCAACAAATTGAAAGACATCAGCACATTGGAACCATTG aaaaagcTGGATAACCTGAAGAGTTTGGACCTGTTCAACTGTGAAGTGACAAACCTGAATGActacagagagagtgtgttcaAGCTGCTGCCTCAGCTCACCTACCTGGATGGTTATGACATGGAGGACAGGGAAGCCTCTGACTCTGACGGAGAGGTGGACGGAGACGGCgtagatgatgatgaagatgaag agggagaggaggaggaggatgaagatggagaggaggaggactttgatgaagaagaggaggatgaggaagatgaagaggaggtagaaggagaagaggatgatgaagaagtCAGCGGAGAagatgag GAGGAAGATTTTGGTCAGGATGGAGAAGTAGATGAAGAggatgacgatgacgatgaagatgaagacG CAGAAACTGGCAAAGGCGAGAAGAGAAAGCGAGACCCAGAGGACGAAGACGACGATGACGACGATGAAGACGACGATTAA